Part of the Planococcus plakortidis genome is shown below.
CGATACTTTATCGGAACAGGCAGCGGAGAAAGTCCATGTCAACAAAGATACCAAGACGCCTGATTTCATTTCCGGGAAACTGACGGCCCCATCCGATCAAGCGGCCAAAGATATCGTCTTTACATATTTGGAAGACCATCAAGATACGTATAAACTCGGCAAAAAAGAACTTTCTAGCTTCAAGGTCATCAGCCAGGAAGAAGATGAACTTGGCTTCACCAAAGTGAAGCTCCAGCAGAAATTCAAGGGCGTTCCGATTTTCGGTTCCGTGATCAATGCCCATGTCGATCAAAATGGCGTGCTCACGTCGATTTCGGGCAATCTGACGCCCGAATTATACGATAAGCAGTCCTTGAAAAAAGGCGCTACTTTGAAAGCCGGGACAGCTGTCGAAAAAGCTGCAGCCGACCTGGAAGAGAAAATCGGCAGCACACCGGAGCTTGAAGCTGAAGTGTCACCGGAATTGGTCATCTATTCCAAAGACGGCCAGGCGCATTACGCCTACAGCGCCGAATTCGAGTTCCTCTACCCGGAACCGGGGAATTACCAATATTTCGTGGACGCCAAAACGGGTGACATCCTCGATTCCTATAACCAGATCCACGAAGCGAAACCTTCCGGCGGCGGCGCTAGCTTAACGGGTGAAGACTCGACAGCAACTGGTAAAGGCGTCTTGGGCGATACGAAATCATTCAATACCTTAGTCAACAGCAACGGCTCTTACCTGGTCGACCGGACGCGCGGTAACGGCATTTTCACCTACGATGCGAAAAACCGCACCCGGATTCCTGGAACTCTGTGGCTCGATAGCGACAATGTCTATAACGCCGCTTATGACGGGGCGGCAGTCGATGCCCATGCTTACGCCGGGCAGACCTATGATTATTTCCAGGACGTCCATAGCCGTAACAGCTACGATGGCAACGGGGCTGAACTGATCTCGACTGTCCATTACGGCCGCAGCTACAATAACGCATTTTGGAGCGGTTCCCAGATGGTCTACGGTGACGGTGACGGCAATACCTTCGTGCCGCTGTCCGGCGCACTGGATGTCATCGCGCACGAATTGACGCATGCCGTGACCGATACGACGGCGGACTTGATCTACCAGAACGAATCAGGCGCAATCAACGAATCCATGTCCGATATCTTCGGGACGCTAGTCGAGCACCATTTCAATAACACGCCGGACTGGCAAGTAGGAGAAGACATCTATACGCCGAATGTCGCGGGTGATGCACTGCGTTCCATGGAAGACCCGACTTTGAGCGGAGACCCGGACCATTACTCGAAACGCTACACCGGCACAGGGGATAATGGCGGTGTCCATATCAACTCGGGCATCAGCAATAAAGCGGCATTCTTGCTTGCGAACGGCGGCACGCATTACGGCGTGACGGTCGCTGGCATCGGCAACGACAAAGCGGGCGATATCTACTACCGCACGCTCACGCAGTACTTGACGCCAAGCTCCAATTACAGCCATTTCCGCGTTTCCACCATCCAGGCAGCAACGGATCTCTACGGGGCATCAAGTGCTGAAGTCGCAAGTGTCAAAGCGGCGTTCTCGGCTGTCGGGGTCAATTAAATACTCGCAGTATCCTGACCATGCATTCTTTGCTGAATCCATACCAATAGAAATGCCGATGGGGCCCCGCTATAAGGTGCCCCATCGGTATTTTTATATTTGTGGTTTTTCGGCTACCCACCAGTTAACGCTTTTCTTCCATATACTAAAATAACGCTTTTTTTTAAGATGATTTTACAAATAATTATTGTTAAAATAGTGCAAAATTTCTTTGCGCAAAAATTTTCGGATTTTAGATTTTTGAAAAAATCATTTGCGCCTCCTCGAAGCTCGTGGCAGAATAGTTGAAAAGGCTTTCATTATCTTGCATTGAGGAGATGGATTATGAGAAATCAACCAAAAATAGAAATCCCATTTGCTATGGCATTAATTCCCTTCATCGTGATGATCGGCATTATGGCCATCACGATCATCAAATTCGGCGGGAGCCCGCACGTCCCGTTATTGATCGGCGCAGCCATTGCTGCCTTGATCGGCTGGCGCTACGGATACAAATGGGACATCATTGAAGAAGGCGCCTATAAAGGCATACGTATGGCGCTTCCAGCGATTGTCATCATCATACTCGTCGGCCTGATCATCGGCGCTTGGATCGGCGGGGGCATCGTTGCGACGATGATTTACTACGGATTGAAAATCATCACCCCGTCCTTATTCCTCGTGACCATCTGCATCATTTGCGCCATCGTCACTTTGGCCATCGGCAGTTCGTGGTCGACGATGGGAACGATCGGCGTCGCGGGAATGGGCATCGGCGTGAGCATGGGGATCCCTGCCGCCATGGTAGCGGGTGCGGTCATTTCGGGCGCTTATTTCGGGGACAAGATGTCTCCGCTATCTGACACGACCAACTTGGCCGCCGGCATTACGGAGACGCCTCTTTTCACACATATTAAGCATATGGTGTATACGACGATTCCCGGACTCGTTATTGCATTGGTTGTTTACTTTATTCTCGGCAGGCAGTTTGCCGGCACAGCGGTCGATATCGGTAATATCAACAGCATCCTTTCCGCGTTGGAAAGCAATTTCGTGATCTCTCCATGGCTATTGCTCGTGCCGCTTGCGGTCATCGTCTTGGTAGCGAAGAAAGTCCCCGCGCTTCCTGCATTGACGATCGGTGTTTTGCTCGGCTGGCTATGCTATGTCTTCGTCCAGGGCGGCAGTGTAGCCGATGCCGTCAACACGCTCCATGATGGGTTCGTGATTTCGAGCGGCAATGAAATGGTCGACAATCTATTCAACCGCGGCGGCATCGAGTCGATGATGTACACGGTGTCCTTGACGATTGTCGCGATGATCTTCGGCGGCATCATGGAACAAGTCGGGATGCTCCAAGCGATCGTCAACCAGATCCTGAAAGTGGCAAAATCAGCGGGCAGCCTGATCGCGGCGACGATCGTCTCCGCCTTTTTCACGAACGCGACCGCTTCTGAACAATACATATCGATTCTTCTCCCAGGAAGAATGTACGCCAAAGCGTACCGGGACAAAAAACTGCATTCGAAGAATCTCTCGCGGGCATTGGAAGACGGCGGCACCGTCACGTCTCCCTTGATTCCCTGGAATACATGCGGCGTATTTATCGTGGCGACTCTTGGCGTCAGCACATTCGCTTATGCGCCATACGCCGTCCTGAACTACACCTTGCCGATCATCTCCATCTTCATGGCATCTGTCGGGTTGAAAGTCGAATTCCTGACAGAGGAAGAATTACAAGCCTTGGAAGAAAAAGAAGCGCGGCAATCCGAGAAAACAGGCGACACTTCAGATTCTGTATTGACGTGAATACCAAAAACCCATCAAGCTGCTTGAAGCTTGATGGGTTTTTTGCTTTTTCATTTATAAACCCGAAAGGAGAACGTGCTTAAACCCGATGAGTCCGGCCCTTTGAGCAATAATGTGGCCACTTGTTTCAAAGCTCTTTGTACATATAGTAATGCGTGAAGCCTTTCGGGAAATCTTCCAATTGCCCAAAAACCTTGAATCCTAATTTCTGATAGAAATCCGGCGCTTGGAAGCTGAAAGTCTCGAGCCTCATCAACCGGCATTGTTGTTCGCGCGCATAGGCTTCAGCCGTCTCCAGTAATTCCTGGCCTTTTCCCATGCCGCGCAAGGAATCTCCTACCCACAGGAGATCCACGAAAAAACATTCCCAGTCCGTATGGCCGACGAGCCCGCCAAGGATATCACCTTGTTCATCCTTCAACACAAAACTCATTTTCTCTTCTTCGGTATACGCGACTTTCGATTTGTTGTACCTGACCAAATTGTATCGGATAAATCCCGCTTCCTCTTCATCGTATCCTCTATGCATGCGGATGTCCGCCATTATTCTCTCTCCCTTCTTGATCCATTACGAGCCAATTTTAGCTCAATGCCATGCTGGTTAAACAGGTTGGATCGCCGCTGAATGTGGAGAATTGAAGTTCTCCGCTTTTACCGTCCGCTTCGATTTCAACCGTATAGGTTTGCTCACGCGGCAGCCACAAATCGATGAACCCATTTGCCGGCGTTGTCATCAACTGGTCTACATAGACTTCCCCTTGTTCATCCGTCACGGTGACCTTCAGTTCTTTTTCCGCCAGCTCTCCTTGGCATCCCGTCAAGCTATGGATTTCGCAAGGATGCGTATACGTTTCATACGGGGCAATCGAGACAAAGAACTCATCTTCAGGCAATGGATAAACCGTTGTTTTTCCCTCGTCTTCCACCTTCAGTTCTCGATCGTCAATCGAAGCTGCACTGACTTCATCACTTCCGCTCAAATCAACTACCAACTCTTTTACTTCTGTTTCATTCAATGCAGTGCCCTCTGTACATCCGGCTAAGAAGCCCAATAAAGCCACCATCAATATCATGAATGGAACTCTCATATAACCTCTCCTCTCTTCCTTACTATATCAAAGCCCTATTCCTGCTTGAAGAGCTGAATTCGCACGACTTTATGAACCTGCCTGTTCACCGATGTCCCCATAAAAAAAAGAAGCGCGAACGGCTTCTTCTTGCTGTTTCCTTTCTTATTTTTTAGATATCTCCGCGGTAAACCTGTTCACCGTTCGACAAATCGATAATCTCCAGCTCCCGGCTGTCTTTCAGGAAAATCGTTTTAAATTGCTTTTCGCCGTTTTCATCCAGTAAAAATAGAATGCGGTTTCCTGGATTGTCCGTCGCTAAATGATATGTTAAGCGGCCTGTGTCGACTTGCTCTTCAACCATCGAGTATTCTGCATAGTCCATGGCATCGACTGGACGGTGAAATTCATCATCGGATGCATTTTCCTGACCTGGTTCCTCGGCCAAGAATTCCCCTGAAGCGGCATCGATCAGAAACTCGTATTCACGCACTGAACTTTCCACTTCCACTTCATAATAACGCCTGTCTTCGAGTCCCAACTCCACTTCCTGCACTGTGCCCTCGACCTTGGAAAACACCTCCTGCAAAGCTTGCTCCCCACTTACTTCAGGTGCCTCAGAGTCATTGAATGCCGTTGCTGCTGCAACCGTTGCTCCACCGATTCCACCTGCGATGGCTGTCCCTACTATAGCTCTCATCCATAGTTTTTTCATCGTAATTCCTCCTTTTTGTTATTACACAATAACAATAACCAGCCAGGATGAGGACAACTTGAAAGACAGATTAGAACTTGATGAGAAGCTTTCACTCTTTTTACTTCCGATAACCAATATCATGTAAACTCTTCAGGACTCCAAGTAGCTATTTCGTTTCCTGGAACCGCCACAATTAACCAATTACCATCCCCATAACCAGATTGATCTCCAAGCTGCCAGCATTCATAGTTTTCATCATGCCCATTTACATACAATATTTTTCCGGACTCAAGCGAAATATATAAATGTGGCGACTCTTCTCCGAGCCAAACATCTTTCACTTTTTCTCTTCGGTTTTTCAAAAATAGTTGAAACGAATCTTCATCATCTAGTTCTTTCAAATTCTCTTTAGAAATCGATTTTAATCGCTCATGATTAGTAGTGACGGCGATTTTTCTTACCTCAATGTTCAACCACAATATATCGGGATCTTGCTCAGAATAATGGGTAAAGCAAACGCGTACTATTCCTGGACCAATGCCGAATTGAAAGCCATCAAGTTGGCTTCCGACAAGCAATTGCTTTAACGCTCTCTCTGCAAAATTTTTGTTTTCCTTTTTCATTTTTATCCGCACCCTTATTTTTTGAAATTGAATGTAACATAATTCACAAAAAGTTACATTCGATTTATCAGAATCGAGCGAAGTATGAATACTTGATATTGAAATTTTTCATCAAAATATCTTCTAGTTTAGTTAAATACCGGTCTACTGCTTTTAACAACATATCAGAAGCTATTGTGCTTTCGTGTTCAAATTCTTGCCAAATTGAAAACACCTGCCATTCTTTTTCGCTTTTTCTAACAAAAGCTAAGATAGGTCCTTCTCTTTCATCATGTTCCATCGTAAAGTAATAAAAATCATTTTCTCCTTCGGAATCTTTCACTCTCCACTTTTTTAAAGCAACCCCCAGTTCAAGCAACGCTAAGGACGGTTCATGAAAGAAACACGAATGACCGATATGAATGATTAATTCCCCTTGCACATCAATCAATAATTTTCCGTTTTTCTGTCGAATTAGCTTTTTATCCAATTTCAATAATGGATCCAATTCAAAATCAATAGCCAGATTCTCCATGCAATCACTCCTTCAGCACGTTTCTACTGGAATTTTTCAGTGTGAATGTAACTTAACTGCACATAAGTTACATTCAATTCCCCTAAATCAGCGCCTTTTATTTGTTGCAAATTTTAAATATATCGGACTACCGATGATTTAAATTATGTAAACGTATGGATATTAAAAATTTTTTAACTTCCTATTTTTGGTGAAACGGATATTTTCAATCATTTTGTTTTATTATGGTTAGTAACAATATTAAACAAGACTATTCAATAGAATCTAAGGAGGTTAATTGATGCACGTATGGGCTAAGGAAGTCGAGGATGATTATAAGTTACCAAAAACTTCAGAAGTAGAGATTGAAAAAATAGAAAACCAACTAGATATGGAATTGCCAGCTTCTTATAAAGAGATTCTTTTAGAACATATGGCGGTACTATACAGTACAATTCAGTGAAGAAGGAAAGTCATCTTGAAACCAATGCGTACATTGAGATTAATCACATTTATGGTTGTGGTCAAGGTGGTATTTTAGATTCAGATTATCTCATTGATGAATGGGATCTTCCGAAAAATATTCTTATTTTCAGCGGAGATGGGAATAGCTTTTTTGCTCTTGATTACAGAAAGGATTCAGTAAACCCTTCGGTTATTTATTTGGAACCAGAAACTGAAGAAATTATTGAAGTAGCCCATACATTTGATAATTTCTTAAATAACCTTTCAAAAGAAGAAGTGTTTTTCGAAAATGACGAAGACGATGAAGATTGGGGTATTTCTGAAGAAGCAGCTGAAACGATCTTTTCGGGGAATGATATTCTATTAATCGAAGAGACTTTATTAAATCTTCAATATCCAGAAAACCACAAGTGGTATTTCGAACAGCTCTTGAAATGCGCTACTCATTCAGAGGCACTAATTAGGGAAACTGTTACTAATATCTTAAATAACAATCTTGAAATCTACATTATTGAGTCGGATAAAAACTTACATTTTTTACTTGAAGAAATAATCGAGAAATTAATCGCAGACAAGAACGAAAGCATACGCTCAGAAGCCAGAGAAATAAGAAAAAGAATAAAGTATAAACACTTTTGAGAAAAAGATATCCTATTTCCAATGTATACTTCTTCTCTCAAGGATTCTCAGTGCTTGTAGGAGAATGTCCGGTAAATTTGCTAAGTAGCAGGAGATTGAGTGAATACTACACTTAAAAAAGACTTCTTCTAAACAGAGGAAGCCTTTTTTAAGTATTCTTCAATACCGAAGAAGGGAAATTTCTAGTTTAGCTTCTCCACTTCCGATAAGGGGTCATATGTTAACCAAGTTAAATTCTTTCTTCATAATAAGTCAGCTCATAATAGCCGTATTCACTCTCCTCTAACAAAAGTATTTGGTTCAAGTCGGTTGAAAATATGAACCAATGCAAGAGTGCATCCTTTGAGAGGTCTTCCACCATCTTATCTGCATGCTGGATCAATTCACTTTTATTAAACTGAACGAAGAAACTGTCTGTACTAAAGTAAAACACTGTCCCTAGCTTCTCGCTATCAGAGAAAATTTGACCAATTTGTTTTCGAAGAGATTCTAAGCTAACTTCTTCAATTCTTTCTATTACTCTCCCCTGGTTTATTTTATTCCATATTTCCTCATCCGCATTAGAGGATAGAAGTTGATGTGGCGGATATTTTTTAAATTCATGCATCTGTATAAATTGTTTTTGTCTTTGAACCACTTTTAATTCATCTATTCTGATTCGCCTGTCATCATTCATCGCCAATCCTCCCTTGTCTGGTTCTCGTAGTAAACGATTCTCTTTAACTATACTGAGTGGTAACTGAGACATCCAGAGATGATTGGGCATAAACTGTTCGTAAAATACACTTCCACACATAAAAAGGGAGAGACTAAGCTTTAATCAACTTATTCTCCCCTGAGACCGTCAATAATTATGTGTAAATAAGTAAATCCTTTTCTTGTATGTATATCGATTAAGCCTGTTTGAACATCTCAGCCAGCTCTGCACGAGCTTGATCGAATCCGATATGGCAACGGGTAGAGAAGTTCTGATTATAGATTTCGAACTGGGAAACCAGGAAGCGATCCAAGGAATCTTCGTTCGGAAATTGCTCCTTGCGCTTGCTATATTTCTTTACATTTTTATTGAACGATTCGATCAGATTTGTTGAATAGATGCTTCGCCAAATGGATTTTGGGAAGCTTTAGAAGGTGAAAATATAGGGATTCGCTTCCAACGATTTCGTCACTTTGGGATAGGCCGTTTTCCATTTATCGACAAAGGATTTTAACGCTTTTTCACCCAGTTCTCGGTTCTCTGCCCGGTAGACCGATTTGAAATCATCCAGAATCTCCTTGCGATCGGTAACGCGAACTTTGTGGCGGATCCCACGAGACAAGTGGA
Proteins encoded:
- a CDS encoding M4 family metallopeptidase; amino-acid sequence: MNKKKLLTLSLAASLALSATAVSADTLSEQAAEKVHVNKDTKTPDFISGKLTAPSDQAAKDIVFTYLEDHQDTYKLGKKELSSFKVISQEEDELGFTKVKLQQKFKGVPIFGSVINAHVDQNGVLTSISGNLTPELYDKQSLKKGATLKAGTAVEKAAADLEEKIGSTPELEAEVSPELVIYSKDGQAHYAYSAEFEFLYPEPGNYQYFVDAKTGDILDSYNQIHEAKPSGGGASLTGEDSTATGKGVLGDTKSFNTLVNSNGSYLVDRTRGNGIFTYDAKNRTRIPGTLWLDSDNVYNAAYDGAAVDAHAYAGQTYDYFQDVHSRNSYDGNGAELISTVHYGRSYNNAFWSGSQMVYGDGDGNTFVPLSGALDVIAHELTHAVTDTTADLIYQNESGAINESMSDIFGTLVEHHFNNTPDWQVGEDIYTPNVAGDALRSMEDPTLSGDPDHYSKRYTGTGDNGGVHINSGISNKAAFLLANGGTHYGVTVAGIGNDKAGDIYYRTLTQYLTPSSNYSHFRVSTIQAATDLYGASSAEVASVKAAFSAVGVN
- the nhaC gene encoding Na+/H+ antiporter NhaC; the protein is MRNQPKIEIPFAMALIPFIVMIGIMAITIIKFGGSPHVPLLIGAAIAALIGWRYGYKWDIIEEGAYKGIRMALPAIVIIILVGLIIGAWIGGGIVATMIYYGLKIITPSLFLVTICIICAIVTLAIGSSWSTMGTIGVAGMGIGVSMGIPAAMVAGAVISGAYFGDKMSPLSDTTNLAAGITETPLFTHIKHMVYTTIPGLVIALVVYFILGRQFAGTAVDIGNINSILSALESNFVISPWLLLVPLAVIVLVAKKVPALPALTIGVLLGWLCYVFVQGGSVADAVNTLHDGFVISSGNEMVDNLFNRGGIESMMYTVSLTIVAMIFGGIMEQVGMLQAIVNQILKVAKSAGSLIAATIVSAFFTNATASEQYISILLPGRMYAKAYRDKKLHSKNLSRALEDGGTVTSPLIPWNTCGVFIVATLGVSTFAYAPYAVLNYTLPIISIFMASVGLKVEFLTEEELQALEEKEARQSEKTGDTSDSVLT
- a CDS encoding GNAT family N-acetyltransferase, with product MADIRMHRGYDEEEAGFIRYNLVRYNKSKVAYTEEEKMSFVLKDEQGDILGGLVGHTDWECFFVDLLWVGDSLRGMGKGQELLETAEAYAREQQCRLMRLETFSFQAPDFYQKLGFKVFGQLEDFPKGFTHYYMYKEL
- a CDS encoding CueP family metal-binding protein → MRVPFMILMVALLGFLAGCTEGTALNETEVKELVVDLSGSDEVSAASIDDRELKVEDEGKTTVYPLPEDEFFVSIAPYETYTHPCEIHSLTGCQGELAEKELKVTVTDEQGEVYVDQLMTTPANGFIDLWLPREQTYTVEIEADGKSGELQFSTFSGDPTCLTSMALS
- a CDS encoding PepSY domain-containing protein; protein product: MKKLWMRAIVGTAIAGGIGGATVAAATAFNDSEAPEVSGEQALQEVFSKVEGTVQEVELGLEDRRYYEVEVESSVREYEFLIDAASGEFLAEEPGQENASDDEFHRPVDAMDYAEYSMVEEQVDTGRLTYHLATDNPGNRILFLLDENGEKQFKTIFLKDSRELEIIDLSNGEQVYRGDI